In Serinicoccus marinus DSM 15273, the genomic stretch TCCTGCGTGTCCAACTGTTCCTTGAGGTCGGCCTGGCTGGCGTCGGCCGATGCCTGCAGAGCATCGACGACGGCCTGACCGCGCTTGTCCCAGTCCTGGATCGTGGAGAACTGACTCAGGTCGGGACGCGCGGCGAAGCGCACCCAGACATCGGCCCGCCCCGCTCGCCACTGCTCGTCGACCTGGGCGTCGATCTTGTCGTCCAGGCTCGGCTCGAGCCCCCTGGTGCCGCCATGGCCGGCACCGTGGCCGCCAGCCCTGAGGCAACGAGGGCGCGGCGGCAAGACCTGCGCACCAGCGTCGTCGCGGATTCGAATGCATGAACTGTCCTCTCCGTTGAGGTGTATGTCGGGTGACCTACGTCACCCTGACCCGTCGAACCTAGGGAGGCGGGTGTGCGCAGAACAACGACAGGACGTGCGCAACACGTGCACAAAGTGGGTAGTTGGCGGGGTCCCGGATCCGGCCGGACAGCACTGGATCGACGCCCCTGCCGGACGCCGATCCCCCTCCCGGTCACAGGCTCCTGAGGGCACCTCCGCGCAGCGGCGCCAGGGGCGCGAGCCGGAAGCCGACGCCGCGGCACGGCGGCGAGGTGGACCGGGGCGGAGACGGCCTCGAGCTTGACCCGCAGCCGCCGCACGACGGCGTGGAGGTGGGAGCAGTCGCCGGTGTATGTCGTCCCCCACACCGTGCTGGTGAGGTCGGCGAAGCTGAGCACGCGGCCGGGGTCGGCAAGCAGGGCCTCGAGCAGGCCGTACTCCAGGGGGGTGAGCTGCTCGCTCTCCGGGGCGTGCACCACGCTGCGGCTGTCGGCGTCCAGCCGGAGGCCGCGGGCTGCGGGAGCCGTTCCGGGACGTCGCCGGCGAGCGCCTCGCGGGCCTCGGCCACCGAGCCCACGACGAGGACGGTGCCGGGCCAGCCCGCCCCGGCCAGGCTGGCGAGGTGACCGGCGGTCGCCTCGGAGAGCACGAGCACCATGACGGGTTCGGTCTCGGTGTTCCCCTCGGGCACCGGCGCAGCGGGCACCCGCGAAGGTATGCCGTCCGTCACCGTCACCCGTCACCTCTCTACCCTCTGTGCGCCTCCCCGGCGCCACTCGTGCGATTCACGCTAGGAGGGGGTGGGGTGCATCACAAGGCCTTTGACCAACTCCATACCCAGGTTTTGCCCGGCCTTTGCGATGCGCGCCCCGATCACCGGCCGAGGCGACCGGTCAGCCTGCCCTAACTTGAGTGGTTCAAGTTGCGGTGGTCGGATCAGTGCATGAGCACGACCGACCTCGCCCCGTCCCTGCGTGGTGCCGGGCTGCGGGTGACCCGCCCCCGGCTGGCGGTCCTCGGCCTGCTGCAGGAGAACCCGCACGCGGACGCCGCCCAGGTGGTCTCGCTCGCGCGCCGGCGCGCCGAGGGGATCTCCGTCCAGGGGGTCTACGACGTGCTGTCCGTCCTGTGCGGGGCGGGCCTGGTGCGCCGTATCCAGCCGGCCCACGCCGTCGCCCGCTACGAGCTCGACCTCGGGG encodes the following:
- a CDS encoding Fur family transcriptional regulator, with product MSTTDLAPSLRGAGLRVTRPRLAVLGLLQENPHADAAQVVSLARRRAEGISVQGVYDVLSVLCGAGLVRRIQPAHAVARYELDLGDNHHHVVCRSCDVLVDVPCAVGSAPCLEPAPALSVGFDVDEAEVIYWGLCPDCRPDPSAARMSTTPKEKV